A genomic stretch from Musa acuminata AAA Group cultivar baxijiao unplaced genomic scaffold, Cavendish_Baxijiao_AAA HiC_scaffold_1138, whole genome shotgun sequence includes:
- the LOC135671135 gene encoding PWWP domain-containing protein 6-like codes for MASNPSEDYAGGVFYPSSSFSAAVAPPEPGKSRPETLTTTVEVAIDLEDGTTSEAEKDAAYSMAIEVTVVGSENRGFVATVDAGAAHEKTRESAEIGLVDVKTVDEGHISTAEVGVEADAGGVGDQNVQVQRQEPSERRKRGRPRRSTVENVQHARYLQSFQDEQKDGFAVSDFVWGKVRSHPWWPGQIFDAADASDMALGAQKDGHFLVVYFGDKTFAWCDESHLKPFQMYFTRLEKQDSSDVFGTAVNEALGEVSRLLELGMACNCSGDEAYAVLKDRKVENAGVREGTCSSDVDKFWIVNSFEPGKIIDYVRMLGIFPCNGADSLDLVIAKAQLKAFCRSDRYLELSAFVLGQGIENAGESSASGERNCGNDFDLSIPVSSDSSSQKDQLSSRRATSAKKKHVSENGRKKKSLSEIMDEKSFSHSTDGCRSGSGVRDCVHTLGSRQADASSHPGFSGKSKMKKLDTLGDLTTQSLYCDKPLKIRERIGRVERKRTQSPAMIKKSPSGLGHRRSAVPDETNLQLVNPRVKGDDLKDFTPYEMLSQLCLAAISPLKTYSFLNTTVSFFTEFSNWIVFSSDDNTLSEIFGGKQRRRKLSYFETATLDLATPDYIQDSYWSDIIVCSNFDEEHGSEGQKRKSESQVKRQKKRKKPNEQPELFIPTGSVPEAEQYLQIGSASAGIVHELETESPLDSSEEDVYGCISINQV; via the coding sequence ATGGCTTCAAATCCGTCGGAGGACTACGCCGGCGGCGTCTTCTatccctcctcctccttttccgcAGCTGTTGCTCCGCCCGAACCCGGGAAGTCTCGGCCGGAAACCCTAACCACAACCGTCGAGGTGGCCATCGATTTAGAAGATGGAACAACAAGCGAGGCAGAGAAAGATGCGGCGTACAGCATGGCGATCGAGGTTACGGTAGTGGGAAGTGAGAATCGAGGTTTCGTCGCCACGGTTGATGCTGGTGCGGCACATGAAAAGACCAGAGAGTCCGCTGAGATCGGGCTGGTCGATGTGAAAACGGTGGATGAAGGTCACATTTCTACCGCTGAGGTCGGTGTGGAGGCGGATGCGGGTGGCGTTGGAGACCAGAATGTGCAAGTGCAGCGACAAGAACCGTCGGAAAGGAGAAAGAGAGGGCGGCCGCGGCGTTCCACCGTGGAGAACGTCCAACATGCTAGGTATTTGCAATCCTTTCAGGATGAGCAGAAGGATGGGTTTGCGGTCTCGGACTTCGTGTGGGGTAAGGTAAGGAGCCATCCTTGGTGGCCAGGACAAATATTTGATGCCGCAGATGCATCAGACATGGCGTTGGGTGCTCAGAAGGACGGCCACTTTCTGGTGGTCTACTTCGGCGACAAAACTTTTGCTTGGTGCGATGAGTCCCACCTGAAGCCCTTCCAGATGTACTTCACGCGGTTGGAAAAACAGGATAGCTCGGATGTGTTTGGTACTGCAGTAAATGAAGCATTAGGAGAGGTTTCTAGGCTTCTAGAGCTGGGAATGGCATGCAATTGCTCCGGTGATGAAGCTTATGCTGTTCTTAAGGACAGAAAGGTCGAGAATGCTGGGGTACGGGAAGGGACGTGCAGTTCTGATGTTGACAAATTCTGGATCGTGAATTCTTTTGAACCAGGAAAAATAATTGACTATGTGCGGATGTTAGGTATATTCCCATGTAATGGCGCTGACAGCCTGGATCTCGTGATTGCAAAAGCGCAGTTGAAGGCCTTTTGTCGCTCAGACAGGTATCTTGAACTCTCTGCATTTGTCCTGGGCCAAGGGATAGAGAATGCTGGTGAGAGTTCAGCATCTGGTGAAAGAAACTGTGGCAATGACTTTGATCTTTCGATTCCAGTTTCTTCAGATTCTAGTTCTCAGAAGGATCAGCTCAGCAGCAGACGAGCAACATCTGCAAAGAAGAAACATGTTTCGGAGAATGGTAGAAAAAAGAAGAGCTTGTCTGAGATCATGGACGAGAAAAGCTTCTCTCACAGTACAGATGGTTGTAGAAGTGGGTCTGGAGTAAGAGACTGTGTGCATACATTGGGAAGCAGGCAAGCAGATGCTAGTTCCCATCCTGGATTCTCAGGGAAGAGTAAGATGAAAAAGCTCGACACTCTGGGGGATCTGACAACACAGTCTTTATATTGTGATAAACCACTCAAGATTCGAGAACGCATAGGAAGAGTTGAACGAAAGAGGACACAGTCACCTGCTATGATAAAAAAGAGTCCATCTGGTTTGGGACATAGGAGAAGTGCTGTTCCTGATGAAACTAATCTGCAACTGGTGAACCCACGAGTGAAAGGAGATGACTTAAAGGATTTCACTCCTTATGAAATGCTTTCACAACTGTGCTTAGCTGCAATTAGTCCCCTCAAAACATACAGTTTTCTGAATACAACAGTCAGTTTTTTCACTGAATTTAGTAATTGGATAGTATTTAGTTCTGATGATAACACACTGTCAGAGATATTTGGTGGTAAACAAAGAAGGAGAAAATTGTCATATTTTGAGACAGCCACTTTGGATTTAGCCACACCTGATTACATTCAAGATTCATATTGGTCTGATATTATTGTTTGTAGCAACTTTGACGAAGAACATGGGTCTGagggacaaaaaagaaaaagcgaATCTCAAGTaaagaggcagaagaagaggaagaagcccAACGAGCAACCAGAACTCTTCATTCCAACAGGTTCTGTGCCGGAGGCTGAACAATATTTGCAGATTGGTTCAGCTAGCGCCGGTATTGTACATGAATTGGAAACTGAAAGTCCTTTAGATAGTTCAGAAGAAGATGTCTATGGTTGCATTTCCATTAACCAAGTATGA